The window CCGCCGCGAGCCGCCACGGGGTGAGGCAAGCAGACCGACTTCCGCCCACGCGGTACGTCTGCGCCGGCTGAACCGCTGGCAGGCCGAGACCCTGCGGGAGGACCTGGCCGATCTGTACGTGGAGTCCTCCCGCGCGCAGCCAGGCGAGGAGTACCGAGGCCGGGAGACGTTTCTGCGGCGGCTCACCGGCGACATCCGGCGCGCCGGATTCGCCCTGTTGATCGCGGAGGAAACAGCCTTCGCCGGGTGTGCCTACGGATTCCCCGTACCCCGCGAGGGGACATGGTGGAGGGGGTTCGACGGGACACTTCCGCAGAGCGTCGAGCAGCTCACCGCGTCCGGACACGTCTTCGCGATCACCGAGATCGTGGTGCACCCTCATACGGACGACCAGGACCTCGCCCGCCGACTCCAGCAACGGCTGCTCGCCGACCATCATGCCTCGCTCGGGGCGACACTGGTCGACCAAGCCGACGCTCTGGCCTACGACGCCTTCCTGTCGTGGGGATGGCAGGACATCGGGGCGATGCGTCGGCCGTCGGATCCCACGGTCCTCCGGCCATCGCACCCTGTGCTGCTGCGGGCCCTGGTCCTTCCCTTCGGGCCCCGCACGCACGGCCTCGCTCACGAATACCGCACCCAACGGCCCGACTGACGACCACCACGCGGCCGCGCGAACGTTCGGGCGGCGTCGTTGGGAGCGGGGCGCTCAGTCCCAGAGCGGATAGGACTGGGTCTGCGAGAACCGCTCCGGCCGACTGTCCGTGTACACGAGGGTGATCCGGGAGTAGTGCGAGAGCTGAGGCCGCTTCTTCCAGGGCTGCGGATGGTCGAGCCGTACGGTCACCGGATATGCGTGGAAGCGGCCTGCCGCGCAGTACGGCTTGCAGTCGTTGACCCAGTTCACACCTTCGGCCCGCGCCGAATCCGCGCCCCACTGGGACCAACGCAGTGAGGCCAGGCGGCTGTTGCCGTCGCCGCAGGCAAGCATGAATTCGGATGGACGCACCTGCGGGTGCCACAGACAGTCGACGAGGACCGGAAGACCGGTGCGCTGCTGTGCGGTCTGCGCGGCGGGTGCCGGGGCCGGCCGGGCCCCAGGAGGCGCGCCTGCCGCGGCGGCGAGGGCGGCGACCGCGCAGAGCGTGACCGTCGTCGTGAGTGCGCGTATATGCATGGCCGTTCCCCGCTGCCGCTCGCCGACATGTCCCGGACTCGACGCTACGACCGGGGGCCTGAACGCACCACTCGAACGGAGTAGCGCGCCGTTGGTCATGCGGCCAGGGATCGCAGCGCGGGCGTCAGCGGCCCTTGCGTACCCTGGCCGCCGCGCGGGCTTCCGCGGTCTTGCGGGCCTCGGCGGCTTTGCGGGACTCCTTCGCGGGGCGGCCCGTACGGGAGCCGAGACCGCGGAAGGGGGCGTTGCCGCTGCTCTTCTTCGCCGCGGTCGGCGGGCGTTTCGCGCCGGTGATGGCGGTCAGCGTCGCCTCGCCGGAGCGCACTTGCGTGACCGTGGGCCGGATCCCGGCCTCGGACATCATCCGGTTCACATCGCGCCGTTGGTTGGGGGTGACCAGGGTGACCACGGTCCCGGCCTCGCCGGCGCGTGCCGTGCGCCCGCCACGGTGCAGGTAGTCCTTGGCGTCGGCCGGCGGGTCGACGTTGACGACGAGGTCGAGCGTGTCGATGTGAATGCCCCGCGCGGCGACATTGGTGGCCACCAGCACGGTGATCTCACCGTCCTTGAACTGGCCGAGCGTGTGCGTACGCTGCGGCTGCGACTTTCCGCTGTGCAGGGCACCGGCCCGCACGCCGCTGGCACGCAGGTGACGGGTGAACTGGTCCACGCCGGCCTTGGTGTCCAGGAACATCAGTACCCGGCCGTCCCGCGCGGCGATCTCGGTCGCGGTCGCGTACTTGTCGGCGGCGTGGATGTTCAGCACATGGTGTTCCATCGTGGTGACCGAGCCCGCCGCCGGGTCGACCGAGGCGAGAACCGGGTCATGAAGGTAGCTCTGCACCAGCTGGTCGACGTCTCGGTCGAGGGTGGCCGAGAACAGCAGCCGCTGTCCGTCGGGGCGCACCTGGTCCAGGATTTCCGAGACCTGCGGCAGAAAACCCAGGTCGCACATCTGGTCAGCCTCGTCCAGCACCGTGATCCGTACCTGGTTGAGGTGGCAGTCGCGGCGCGACACCAGGTCGGTCAGCCGTCCCGGCGTGGCGATGACGACGTCGGCTCCGGTCCGCAGCAGGGCCTGCTGCCGGTTGATCGACAGCCCGCCGACCACCGTCGCCAGTCGCACATTCAGAGTCTGCGCGTACGGGGCCAGCGCGTCGCTCACCTGCTGTGCGAGTTCTCGGGTCGGCACCAGGACCAGCGCGAGCGGCCGCTTCGGCTCCGCTCGCAGACCGGCGGTCCGGGCGAGGAGGGCCAGCCCGAAAGCCAGGGTTTTGCCGGAGCCGGTCCGGGCGCGGCCGAGGACATCGCGGCCGGCCAGCGCGCCCGGCAGGGTAGCCGCCTGGATCGGGAACGGCTCCGTCACTCCAAGGTCGGCCATCGTCTTCATCAGCTTCGTCGGCATCCCGAGTGCCTCGAAGGACGCGGCCGGAGGCAGGCCCGGAGACACCGTCTGCGGCGTCGACGGCTTCGCGTTCATGGGGGAACCTTCCTGATCAGGCGCCCCGGAATGATCCGGGGCCCGTACCCCTTGGTACGGGCCCCGGCGAAGTCGAAGCGAGCCTTCATTTTACCAGCGGGTGCCTGGATGCCCGTATAGACCCCGGACACAGCCGCTGCCAATGCCGTGCCGCCGGCGAGGTGGCCTGCTGGACAGAGCGGTGTATGGCGGCCTGAAGCCGCAGCCCGATCGGCGTGTGCGCCGTGGGTGCTCGGGGCGCTGGGATGGAGTGGTGGCGGGGCTACCGTGGGTGCACGGCGTAGGTCAGGTGTGTCACCCGCGACGAGGGCTCCGAACGGACCGGCTCCAGCGCGACCCTGGATGCGTCCACGCCGTCGAACAGACGGGTGCCGGCGCCGAACAGCACCGGTGACAGCGTGATCGAGAACTCGTCGACCAGACCGGCGTTCAGGTACTCCAGGATCGTCGCGCCGCCGCCCGCGATGCGGACGTCGCGGTCGGCGGCGGCCTCGCGGGCCTGGTCGAGGGCGTGCTCGATGCCGTCGTTGACGAAGTGGAACGTGGTGCCACCGGGCCGCTCCCACGGGTCACGCTCGGTGTGCGTCACGACGAAGACCGGGGTGTGGAAGGGCGGCTCCTTCGGCCATGCCTGCTCGCCGAGGTCGAACATGCGCTTGCCCATGACGCTCGCGCCGGTGCGCTCGAACGTCTCTCGCGCGATGTCGTTGTCGCGGCCCTCCTCGCCGCCCTCGCCCAGCTTCAGGTTCTCCCGGAAGAACCGCAGCGGGAAGACCCACTGCTGCAGCTCCGTCCACTGCGCCATCCAGCGCTGAACGTCCGGGTCGCCCTGCCTGTCGGGCGCGAAGAGGTCAACGGGCTCGGGCTCGGGCGCGATGAAGCCGTCCAGCGACATCGTCACACTGAAGAACACCTTCCCGGCCATCAGCCCTCCGCCTCCTTTC of the Streptomyces sp. NBC_00287 genome contains:
- a CDS encoding dihydrofolate reductase family protein, which codes for MAGKVFFSVTMSLDGFIAPEPEPVDLFAPDRQGDPDVQRWMAQWTELQQWVFPLRFFRENLKLGEGGEEGRDNDIARETFERTGASVMGKRMFDLGEQAWPKEPPFHTPVFVVTHTERDPWERPGGTTFHFVNDGIEHALDQAREAAADRDVRIAGGGATILEYLNAGLVDEFSITLSPVLFGAGTRLFDGVDASRVALEPVRSEPSSRVTHLTYAVHPR
- a CDS encoding DEAD/DEAH box helicase, with protein sequence MNAKPSTPQTVSPGLPPAASFEALGMPTKLMKTMADLGVTEPFPIQAATLPGALAGRDVLGRARTGSGKTLAFGLALLARTAGLRAEPKRPLALVLVPTRELAQQVSDALAPYAQTLNVRLATVVGGLSINRQQALLRTGADVVIATPGRLTDLVSRRDCHLNQVRITVLDEADQMCDLGFLPQVSEILDQVRPDGQRLLFSATLDRDVDQLVQSYLHDPVLASVDPAAGSVTTMEHHVLNIHAADKYATATEIAARDGRVLMFLDTKAGVDQFTRHLRASGVRAGALHSGKSQPQRTHTLGQFKDGEITVLVATNVAARGIHIDTLDLVVNVDPPADAKDYLHRGGRTARAGEAGTVVTLVTPNQRRDVNRMMSEAGIRPTVTQVRSGEATLTAITGAKRPPTAAKKSSGNAPFRGLGSRTGRPAKESRKAAEARKTAEARAAARVRKGR